The following is a genomic window from candidate division KSB1 bacterium.
CACAATGCGGCACACCGTAGAAATTTTCTCCCGGAGTGGGATTGGGTAAATCGGCGACGCTCTCAAATGTATCATCCGGCTGCAGTTCAAAGACCTTGAACATATCCTGATCATCGCTGCTGCTCACCACGCGCATGATGACTTGGCCCTTTCCATCTTTATCCAGATCAGCCAGCCGGCTTGCCCAGTACTGATCCGCACCATTTCCCTCCCAGGCTTTCAAAAGCCGGGACGGGAACGCACCCTCAGAAGGGCTGGTATACAAATAACTGTTGAATCCAAAGCCGCTTAAAAGTTCAGGGCGCCCGTCACCGTTAATATCTTTGAGATCACGCGGAATCAGTCTCTGTTCACTCGTATAGACAGGGATCATGGCATTGTTTTGCAGTTCATATAACACAAGAGGCCCTATCCCGCCATCAGATTGAGAAGATACAATCAATTCGGGCAGGCCATTTGAATTATAATCAGAATATTCTGATAATATTCGGCCCGGCTCAATATCAAGACCGATGGGGGCGAACGCCATATCAGGCAGCGGCGGTTGGCTTAGATCAACCTGATAGTATGCGCCGTCATTATCGTCCGCGGTCTGCAAACCTGAACTGTTGTGGGACGTTACATAAAATTCAATGTTTTGATCAATGAGGTCCGGAGTCAGGTGAAATCGCGATTCTACGGTTCTAAAAGTCAATTTCTGCGTATTCCATGCATCATGCGAACCAGCCTCGCGGTAATGGATGGTTCCTTCGCACAGATCATCTGTATAAAATTCAAGCAAATAACTCTATTGGGTCCGTCGATCATGGGGAACAAGGCAGTTTCTGAAATCACAGGCGGAGTAGAATCCAGGAAAAATCGGGTTTGGTGTCTCTCTTCTGCCCCGTCACGATTTTGTACACGCAAAGACAATGTATATTCGCCATCTTTGGGTAAATGGTCCCAAACATATAAAACAGAATCAATAAGGGGGGTGGTCACGCCTTTTATAATCGGATTCCAGGCATCCGGATTAAATCCGGTTCCCCAGTACAGACTGTACTCTGAAAACGAGGGACTCCACGCCGATCCCCGAATCATCAAAGGACCGGTTGCGAATCCCTGGTCAAGGGCAGGTTCCGTGATGCGCACTATGGATTGAACTGGCTTTGAAAGTGCTTGCAGTACATTTAAACGTCCACTGCCGAAAAGCGGGTTCCATGCATCTGTTCCGCCAATGAGGTCCGTTGAGTTTACCAGAATACCGCGTATAGATTCGGCTGCTAATGCCGTATTCCTGGACAACAGCAAAGCCGCAGCGGCGGAGACATAAGGACAACTAAAACTGGTTCCATTCCAGAATCGATAACCATCATTCAGATCAGTGCTAAGGATATCACTGCCCGGGGCAACCAGATCTATTGTGCTGCCGTAATTTGAAAAGCCGGATAATTGATCGGATTCATCCGTAGAACCGACGGAAATTGTGGCATTGAATCCAGATGGATAATGAACATCATCGGATGATGAATTGCCTGCAGACGCCACCATGATAATATCCTTTTTCCGTGCGTATTCGATTACGTCGTCTAAAACTCGAGAGACGAATACATCTCCAAAACTCATATTGATAATGCGCGCGTCATTCTCAATGGCATACAGAACAGCAGAAGCCACATCATCTTCTTCACCGTACCCATTAGCAGTAAAGGCCCGCAAATTCATGATACGGCAGTTGGGTGCAAGTCCGCTAATGCCGATTTGATTATCTGAAACCGCAGCAACAATCCCCGCCACACCTGTCCCATGACCGTGCTCGTCCATTGGATCATGATCGCGCTCCAGATAATCCCCGCCATCCGGGTAATTGGGAGCATCGGTAAAATCCCAGCCCATGACATCGTCAATATATCCGTTTCCGTCATCATCAATACCGTTCAAATCCGTGAGATCAAAGACACCATTTCCATTCAGGTCTTCCCCTGGATTAATCCATATATTTGCTTCAAGATCTTTATGTTTGTAATCGACTCCGGTGTCAATAATTGCGATCGGAATAGCCGCATCCCCCTGTTCAATGTCCCACGCGTCAAAGGCCTGCACACGGCTCAGGGCCCATTGCTCATCCAGTCGCGGGTCATCCGGTCTATCATGCAGCCGAAAAGCCCGGTTTAAATCTGCATATTCCAGATCCGGGAGCCCGGCCAACACCTCTAAAGTGTGTTCAGCAGAATCCGCGGATGAAAAATAGATCTGATACCAACGTTGTAAATTTTCATCCGCTTGAGTAAACAGTGGAACAGCATTTTTTTGTAAGCGCTGTAAAACCTGATCGACACGGTTTACACCGGTACGACCCCAAACTGTGTGTTTTTTTGCCAGCGGGGTCTCTTGTACTTTGAAAAGCAAAGTCGGCGCCGCAAACGAGTGAGAGAGGAACAGCAACAAAACCAGGACTGTGGAGTTTTTATAATTCATGAATTTTCACGCAGCATTGTAAATAGCAGACGAGGCAGAGTACCGATCAGTAATACCACAAAAACCAGGTGAGTGCCGATTTTGTGCCAAAGTCTGTGTTCCTGTTTATGAAAATAGGTTACAAATGATCGATGCGAAGAAATGATCATCTCCAGTCGTCGTTGAGAGATGCTTTGGCCTTTTGAATGGATCATCCAGGTTCGCGGTGTAAATTTTACAATGTATCCGGCATTGATAACACGCTGGCACCAGTCGACATCACTAAAAAACATGGGAAACCGTTCATCCAGCATACCGATTTTGCGAATGACGGCTTTGCGTGTTAATAAAAAAGCGCCTTGAGGCTGGCAATTTAGATATTCGGTTAAATGATCAAAATCGGGCATTTTCCAATGATTAAAAATCCGGTTTGCCCTGAAAAAGGATGAAAATCCCAGGCACTCTAGAAAAACATCACGGCGACGGGGAAATCGTCTGCATGATGCTTGTACGGAACCGTCGGGAAACC
Proteins encoded in this region:
- a CDS encoding VCBS repeat-containing protein, with amino-acid sequence MLEFYTDDLCEGTIHYREAGSHDAWNTQKLTFRTVESRFHLTPDLIDQNIEFYVTSHNSSGLQTADDNDGAYYQVDLSQPPLPDMAFAPIGLDIEPGRILSEYSDYNSNGLPELIVSSQSDGGIGPLVLYELQNNAMIPVYTSEQRLIPRDLKDINGDGRPELLSGFGFNSYLYTSPSEGAFPSRLLKAWEGNGADQYWASRLADLDKDGKGQVIMRVVSSSDDQDMFKVFELQPDDTFESVADLPNPTPGENFYGVPHCEISDFDGDGYTDILFGDSDGDIYIYENKGDDQYQAVWQDSLPLIDSIDYIDHGDFDGDGVSEFIAGCHSQPNLNTEHYYDARHWLYRVYDRQGDNDYKVRAEWRFFGFESPSDFQSGVSAGDVDGDGDDEIYLSLFPDFYVIDHVDDHYKIIHYQMPAQTGSVLTGDLNVDGIPEYWMSDGNRIRAFALTSELTAPVPPVGLTAAPLDERTVSLNWRPVNGADSYTIFRGPKADTALGTCNAKTDHIH
- a CDS encoding S8 family peptidase, with translation MNYKNSTVLVLLLFLSHSFAAPTLLFKVQETPLAKKHTVWGRTGVNRVDQVLQRLQKNAVPLFTQADENLQRWYQIYFSSADSAEHTLEVLAGLPDLEYADLNRAFRLHDRPDDPRLDEQWALSRVQAFDAWDIEQGDAAIPIAIIDTGVDYKHKDLEANIWINPGEDLNGNGVFDLTDLNGIDDDGNGYIDDVMGWDFTDAPNYPDGGDYLERDHDPMDEHGHGTGVAGIVAAVSDNQIGISGLAPNCRIMNLRAFTANGYGEEDDVASAVLYAIENDARIINMSFGDVFVSRVLDDVIEYARKKDIIMVASAGNSSSDDVHYPSGFNATISVGSTDESDQLSGFSNYGSTIDLVAPGSDILSTDLNDGYRFWNGTSFSCPYVSAAAALLLSRNTALAAESIRGILVNSTDLIGGTDAWNPLFGSGRLNVLQALSKPVQSIVRITEPALDQGFATGPLMIRGSAWSPSFSEYSLYWGTGFNPDAWNPIIKGVTTPLIDSVLYVWDHLPKDGEYTLSLRVQNRDGAEERHQTRFFLDSTPPVISETALFPMIDGPNRVICLNFIQMICAKEPSITARLVRMMHGIRRN
- a CDS encoding glycosyltransferase family 2 protein, which codes for MQIELSVVIVTYNSSSYILDCLCSLVQSCHVSTQVVIVDNASTDATLDILYSHQNAFALSFTQFTIIASPVNKGYTRGINEGLRCVQGQSVLLLNPDVRVTGDLNLLMQMLDDPKIGIIAPQLRFPDGSVQASCRRFPRRRDVFLECLGFSSFFRANRIFNHWKMPDFDHLTEYLNCQPQGAFLLTRKAVIRKIGMLDERFPMFFSDVDWCQRVINAGYIVKFTPRTWMIHSKGQSISQRRLEMIISSHRSFVTYFHKQEHRLWHKIGTHLVFVVLLIGTLPRLLFTMLRENS